From the genome of Papaver somniferum cultivar HN1 chromosome 2, ASM357369v1, whole genome shotgun sequence, one region includes:
- the LOC113350033 gene encoding transcription factor UNE12-like, whose protein sequence is MANSNHQPNHHQNHPEGLTDDFFEQILAIPSYPGNHHHQHQRHDSSGLTTNDGHLAGTTPPPSSSMLLQLNSGNSNIYHQQQQQQGNLFPLGLGLEQSVGKTSSTSFMKLNEESSTTSGVGHASSSSDDNRGGLGNSAHMSNLFPSAFGGHHVQQQQQQQHSVRPTLQSHQVHQQPFHGQPTPGAAGTVQHPPAIRPRVRARRGQATDPHSIAERLRRERIAERMKALQELVPSSNKTDRAAMLDEIVDYVKFLRLQVKVLSMSRLGGAGAVAQLVADTPLSSVEGEASDGGSNRQAWEKWSTDGTEHQVAKLMEEDVGAAMQFLQSKALCIMPISLASAIYHTQTDNSSAIKPEPNAQSQ, encoded by the exons ATGGCTAATAGTAACCACCAGCCTAATCATCATCAGAATCATCCAGAAGGATTAACAGATGATTTCTTTGAACAGATCTTAGCAATTCCATCTTACCCTGGAAACCACCATCACCAACACCAGCGTCATGATTCTTCAGGTTTAACTACAAATGATGGACATTTGGCGGgaacaacaccaccaccatcttcatctatGCTTTTACAACTCAACTCTGGGAATAGTAATATTTAtcatcaacaacagcagcaacaaggaAATCTGTTTCCATTAGGGTTAGGTTTAGAACAATCTGTAGGGAAAACTAGTAGTACTAGTTTCATGAAGCTAAATGAAGAATCATCAACAACTTCAGGAGTGGGacatgcttcttcttcttctgat GATAACAGAGGAGGGCTAGGGAATTCAGCTCATATGTCAAATTTATTTCCCAGTGCATTTGGAGGACATCAtgtacagcagcagcagcaacaacaacattctGTGAGACCTACGCTACAATCCCATCAGGTTCATCAG CAGCCTTTCCACGGGCAACCTACACCAGGTGCTGCAGGTACTGTACAACATCCACCTGCAATTCGACCAAGAGTGCGAGCTAGAAGAGGACAAGCCACTGATCCCCACAGTATAGCAGAGCGG TTACGAAGAGAAAGAATAGCTGAAAGAATGAAGGCTTTGCAAGAGCTGGTTCCTAGTTCCAACAAG ACGGATAGAGCAGCTATGCTTGATGAAATTGTGGATTATGTCAAATTCTTAAGGCTGCAAGTGAAG GTCCTGAGCATGAGCAGATTAGGAGGAGCTGGTGCAGTGGCCCAACTTGTTGCTGACACGCCACTTTCATCAGTTGAG GGGGAGGCTAGTGATGGCGGAAGCAATAGACAAGCATGGGAGAAGTGGTCAACTGATGGTACAGAACATCAAGTAGCAAAGCTCATGGAAGAAGATGTTGGAGCTGCAATGCAGTTCCTTCAATCCAAGGCCCTTTGTATAATGCCCATATCACTTGCGAGCGCGATTTACCATACACAAACAGATAACTCTTCTGCCATCAAACCTGAACCAAATGCCCAAAGTCAGTAG